One window of uncultured Trichococcus sp. genomic DNA carries:
- a CDS encoding PRD domain-containing protein: MKIKQILNNNAVLVKKGTNELIVLANGIGFKRKIGQFVNEGEVDKIFVLDTHEMVEHFSYLLGKIPPEHIYMIDEIVEYATRNHRMIINDYIYLTLIDHIEFALKRSKDGYFLKSPLAWEIKKFYKKEYDIGLNALKIIQSKTGITLNDDEAVSIALHFVNIQTNKQDMETTLAITEMVQDILNIVKYQYKITLDENSMNYARFITHLQYFAQRIVSHDLHEQQENELYMQVKTLYPEAFRCVQKIKVYIYNKHQVLMSNDEDVYLTLHVMRVTQRQDTRR; encoded by the coding sequence ATGAAGATAAAGCAGATCCTTAATAACAATGCGGTGTTGGTAAAAAAAGGGACAAATGAGCTCATAGTCCTGGCTAACGGCATTGGATTCAAGAGGAAGATAGGCCAATTTGTCAACGAGGGAGAAGTCGATAAAATATTTGTTCTGGATACGCATGAAATGGTCGAGCATTTTAGCTACTTGCTTGGCAAGATACCACCCGAACACATATACATGATCGATGAAATTGTAGAGTATGCAACGAGAAATCATAGGATGATCATCAATGATTACATCTATCTAACATTGATAGATCATATCGAATTTGCACTCAAAAGAAGCAAGGATGGGTATTTTTTGAAGAGTCCACTTGCTTGGGAAATAAAAAAATTCTATAAAAAAGAATACGACATTGGCCTAAATGCTTTAAAAATCATCCAAAGCAAAACCGGAATAACTTTGAATGATGATGAGGCTGTCTCAATTGCGCTGCATTTCGTCAATATTCAAACCAATAAACAAGATATGGAAACCACATTAGCGATAACAGAAATGGTTCAGGATATTTTAAATATTGTTAAGTATCAATATAAAATAACTTTGGACGAAAACTCCATGAATTATGCTCGATTCATTACACATCTACAGTATTTTGCGCAACGCATCGTCTCACATGATCTTCATGAACAGCAAGAGAATGAACTTTATATGCAAGTGAAAACGCTATATCCAGAAGCGTTCCGATGTGTCCAAAAAATCAAAGTGTATATCTACAATAAGCATCAAGTTTTGATGTCCAATGATGAAGATGTATACCTTACGCTGCATGTCATGCGTGTAACCCAAAGACAAGATACCAGGAGGTAG
- a CDS encoding beta-glucoside-specific PTS transporter subunit IIABC: MNYTDTAKKILENLGGPANVQSLVHCATRLRFNLKDESLANDAAIENSVGVVGLVKGGGQYQVIIGPEVANVYREFQKLGVSSDSSQTKNESKGAKGIINTVLDYIAGSFTPVLPVITAGGMIQVVLSLLVTFKLISETSDTYLIFAQVSQAAFYFIPMYLGYSVAKKFRIDPFLGMLLAGVLLIPQMSTLLTQEGGITLLGFKLQAITYSSSVLPIFLGVWAMSYLDRVADKLIPNSLKFVLKPLLMIMIAVPLTLIVLGPLGFTVGNYLAIFLEFLQANLGWAAVLVMGAFSPVLVMAGMHYALFPMLMTAFAANGYDMLVVPGMLAANMAQAGAATAVALKTKSSVMKQLASSSAITALMGVTEPAMYGVNLRLKKPFLAVMLGGAAGGLYAGISGLKAYALVSSLVAIPSYLSSTTNFINAIVTCALGYGVAFAAAYVIGFEDIVDAEQQPVVTIDKSLVKEMNLASPVKGEIIDLMDVNDSAFSSLALGKGFAVIPSEGKVVSPVSGVISAIFPTKHAIGITTDEGIEILIHVGINTVQLGGKHFTNHVAMNEKITKEQLLIEFDLKAIEKDGYDTTTMVVITNTSQYLDVLAHQDEEKALTVVL; the protein is encoded by the coding sequence ATGAATTATACAGATACAGCTAAAAAAATATTAGAAAATCTTGGTGGCCCTGCGAACGTTCAGTCACTGGTCCACTGTGCAACGAGACTACGATTTAATCTGAAGGATGAGAGCTTAGCCAATGATGCTGCAATCGAAAATAGTGTTGGCGTAGTCGGCTTGGTCAAAGGTGGCGGACAATACCAAGTCATTATTGGACCTGAAGTCGCAAATGTTTACCGCGAATTCCAAAAATTGGGTGTGTCATCTGACAGCAGCCAAACTAAAAATGAATCAAAAGGAGCTAAAGGTATTATAAATACCGTTTTGGATTATATCGCGGGTTCATTTACGCCAGTCCTGCCGGTCATTACAGCTGGTGGTATGATTCAAGTCGTATTGTCGTTATTAGTGACATTCAAACTAATTTCAGAAACTTCCGACACTTACCTGATTTTTGCTCAAGTTTCTCAAGCGGCATTTTATTTTATTCCAATGTATCTAGGTTACTCCGTTGCGAAGAAATTCAGAATTGACCCATTCTTAGGAATGCTGTTGGCGGGTGTGTTGTTGATCCCTCAAATGAGTACTTTGCTGACCCAGGAAGGCGGCATCACGCTCCTTGGTTTCAAGTTACAAGCAATAACGTATAGTTCAAGTGTTTTGCCTATTTTTTTGGGTGTCTGGGCAATGTCCTATTTGGATCGAGTGGCAGATAAACTTATTCCGAACTCTTTGAAGTTTGTTTTGAAACCGCTTCTGATGATTATGATTGCAGTGCCATTGACACTAATCGTTTTAGGGCCACTAGGATTTACGGTTGGTAATTATTTGGCAATTTTCTTAGAGTTTTTACAAGCTAACTTAGGTTGGGCTGCAGTTTTAGTTATGGGTGCTTTCTCCCCGGTTTTGGTAATGGCAGGGATGCATTACGCATTATTCCCAATGTTGATGACCGCTTTTGCAGCCAATGGTTATGATATGTTGGTCGTACCAGGAATGCTTGCTGCAAATATGGCTCAAGCTGGTGCAGCAACAGCCGTCGCTCTGAAAACAAAGAGCAGCGTAATGAAACAATTAGCCAGCTCTTCAGCAATCACCGCTTTAATGGGTGTAACGGAGCCTGCGATGTATGGGGTCAACTTACGATTGAAAAAACCTTTCCTAGCAGTGATGCTTGGAGGTGCTGCAGGTGGTCTTTATGCAGGGATTTCAGGATTGAAAGCCTATGCTTTGGTTTCTTCATTAGTCGCAATCCCGAGCTACCTTTCCAGTACCACAAACTTCATTAATGCTATTGTGACATGTGCCCTCGGCTATGGGGTTGCATTTGCAGCAGCCTATGTGATCGGGTTTGAAGATATCGTGGATGCAGAACAACAACCTGTCGTTACAATCGATAAATCTTTGGTAAAAGAAATGAATTTAGCAAGCCCTGTCAAGGGGGAAATCATTGATTTGATGGATGTAAACGATAGTGCGTTCTCATCGCTGGCATTAGGAAAAGGATTCGCGGTCATTCCAAGTGAAGGCAAAGTCGTATCGCCGGTATCCGGCGTCATCAGTGCCATTTTCCCGACTAAACATGCAATCGGGATAACGACTGACGAGGGTATTGAAATTCTGATTCATGTCGGAATTAACACAGTCCAATTGGGCGGTAAGCATTTCACGAATCATGTTGCCATGAATGAAAAAATCACCAAAGAGCAGTTGTTGATTGAATTCGATTTGAAGGCAATAGAAAAAGACGGATACGACACAACTACTATGGTTGTCATTACAAATACTTCGCAGTATCTGGATGTTTTGGCACATCAAGATGAAGAAAAAGCACTGACTGTAGTTCTATAG
- a CDS encoding 6-phospho-beta-glucosidase, protein MSFPKDFLWGGAVAANQCEGAYNVDGKGLSSADMLPAAKHGVARIATDKIEKDVFYPYHEAIDFYHHYKEDIKLFAEMGFKSFRTSINWTRIFPTGMEDTPNEAGLQYYEDVFSECKKYNIEPIVTLSHYDTPYYLVEHYNGWASRELVDLFAKYSETVFSRYKNLVKYWLTFNEINCMGILPYVAGGVKNSNKQIQAQAAHHQFVASAKAVKIGHEINPDFQIGMMLADLLTYPFSCNPNDVLESLHKTHDYYFYSDVQCRGYYPSYQLKKYEKENIKIEMEPEDEKILLEGKVDFLALSYYMSITAAADKTVGEVADGGNLMDRGLKNPYLESNDWGWQIDPVGLRISLNYLYDRYQIPLMIVENGLGAYDKIEEDSSIQDDYRINYLTQHITEMEKAINEDGVDLIAYTPWGCIDIVSAGTGEMEKRYGFIYVDRNNLGEGTMKRMKKKSFNWYKNVIQNNGL, encoded by the coding sequence ATGAGTTTTCCAAAAGATTTTTTATGGGGTGGAGCAGTAGCTGCCAATCAATGTGAAGGGGCATATAATGTTGATGGCAAAGGCCTTTCTTCTGCGGATATGCTGCCTGCAGCCAAACACGGTGTTGCACGCATTGCAACAGATAAGATAGAGAAAGATGTTTTTTACCCTTATCACGAAGCGATTGATTTTTATCATCATTACAAAGAAGACATCAAGTTGTTCGCTGAGATGGGCTTTAAATCCTTCCGCACTTCCATCAACTGGACAAGAATTTTCCCGACTGGAATGGAAGATACCCCCAATGAAGCTGGACTGCAGTATTATGAAGATGTTTTTTCAGAATGCAAAAAGTATAACATTGAACCAATCGTAACGCTCTCCCATTATGATACGCCTTATTATTTGGTCGAACATTATAATGGTTGGGCCAGCCGTGAATTGGTTGATTTATTTGCAAAATACAGCGAGACAGTTTTTTCACGGTATAAGAATTTGGTCAAATACTGGCTGACATTCAATGAAATCAATTGTATGGGGATCCTGCCTTACGTTGCTGGTGGTGTAAAAAATTCAAATAAACAAATTCAGGCACAAGCTGCGCACCACCAATTTGTTGCCAGTGCAAAAGCTGTCAAAATCGGACATGAAATAAATCCAGATTTCCAAATCGGAATGATGTTGGCAGATTTGTTGACCTATCCATTCTCGTGCAACCCTAACGATGTGTTGGAGTCTTTGCATAAAACGCATGATTATTATTTTTATTCAGATGTCCAATGCAGAGGATATTATCCGTCCTATCAGCTGAAGAAATACGAAAAGGAAAATATCAAGATCGAAATGGAACCAGAAGATGAGAAAATATTGCTGGAAGGAAAAGTTGACTTTTTGGCTTTGTCTTATTATATGTCCATTACTGCAGCAGCAGATAAAACAGTTGGAGAAGTTGCAGACGGGGGCAACTTGATGGATCGCGGCCTGAAAAATCCCTATTTGGAATCGAATGATTGGGGATGGCAAATTGACCCGGTAGGTTTAAGAATTTCCTTGAACTATCTCTATGATCGCTATCAAATTCCGTTGATGATTGTTGAAAATGGGTTGGGAGCTTACGATAAAATCGAAGAAGATAGTTCGATCCAGGATGATTATCGAATCAATTACCTTACCCAACACATCACTGAAATGGAAAAAGCAATAAACGAAGACGGTGTCGATTTGATTGCTTATACTCCTTGGGGATGCATCGACATTGTATCTGCAGGAACAGGCGAGATGGAGAAAAGATACGGATTCATTTACGTTGACCGTAACAACCTCGGAGAAGGCACAATGAAAAGAATGAAAAAGAAATCTTTTAATTGGTACAAAAACGTCATCCAAAATAATGGCTTGTAA
- a CDS encoding helix-turn-helix domain-containing protein, giving the protein MNLKFEQIIEKLENREHFVTVFSDGEQKITSARLIDNQQRWEKELLYIGYANQLDMDNLTENSNFLLICTDEETSILKKKLKDSKSGNWCLLPEVSVSVLFNRVQEILSNSLAFVQSSAALFNSIIQGRGLKYIMEIASELLGNPVMLGDNNHRLLACSRCDDVDDNAWNEYRDTGYCTYEYTIKYDFKPWVEKSARSKGPVIGNLGEISRVNRIFAIVKIGDAIVGNLAVLEHNRPFTEKDLEVVAFICDLISSEMLKNPQYFNSRKVMLENLILDLLNGNHPGKENILERIKYIKWRMPSKMYVLAIAYNSYEDTFSLIPYISETLKPLLTGVEAVIFENKLVLILGCGEGAYLNEQELSAFDSFLKKETLKAGISQEFNDILELRPHFDQAVTAISLGQKVGKEETVYLYEDYGIYHMIQLAGVQHDVLDFCHPTVLKLKSFDREHRTEYLKTVYAYVSNMKNLIATAESLFIHRNTLSYRMSKIRELIGECLDDDEIAMKIFLSYKILEYTGKL; this is encoded by the coding sequence ATGAATCTAAAATTTGAACAGATTATAGAAAAGCTTGAAAATCGGGAGCATTTCGTAACGGTATTTTCCGATGGGGAACAGAAAATTACATCAGCACGCTTGATTGATAATCAACAGCGCTGGGAAAAAGAACTTCTATACATCGGCTATGCCAATCAATTGGATATGGACAATCTAACAGAGAACAGTAATTTTCTTTTAATTTGCACAGATGAAGAGACGTCGATTTTAAAGAAAAAGCTAAAGGATTCCAAAAGTGGAAACTGGTGTCTTCTGCCGGAAGTGTCCGTGAGTGTGCTTTTTAACCGGGTTCAGGAAATCCTGTCGAATTCTCTGGCATTTGTCCAGAGTTCAGCAGCCCTGTTCAACTCAATTATTCAGGGCAGAGGCTTGAAGTATATTATGGAGATTGCCAGTGAATTGCTGGGGAATCCCGTGATGTTGGGAGATAACAATCATCGGCTTTTAGCCTGTTCCAGGTGTGACGATGTGGATGATAATGCCTGGAACGAGTATCGGGACACAGGCTATTGCACTTATGAATATACGATTAAGTATGATTTTAAGCCTTGGGTTGAAAAATCTGCCCGGTCAAAAGGGCCGGTGATCGGCAATCTTGGAGAAATCAGCAGGGTAAACAGGATCTTTGCTATTGTCAAAATAGGGGATGCCATTGTGGGTAACCTAGCGGTGCTTGAACATAACCGTCCCTTTACGGAAAAAGATCTGGAAGTTGTGGCGTTCATCTGTGATCTGATTTCTTCTGAAATGCTGAAAAATCCTCAGTATTTTAACTCCAGAAAAGTCATGTTGGAAAATTTGATCCTGGATTTGCTGAACGGCAATCATCCGGGGAAAGAAAATATTCTGGAGCGGATTAAATATATCAAATGGCGGATGCCTTCCAAAATGTATGTGCTAGCTATTGCGTATAATTCCTATGAAGACACGTTTTCTCTTATTCCATACATCAGCGAGACATTGAAACCGCTTTTAACGGGGGTGGAAGCCGTTATTTTTGAGAATAAACTGGTTTTGATTCTAGGATGTGGGGAAGGTGCTTATCTCAACGAGCAGGAATTGAGCGCATTTGATTCTTTTCTGAAGAAGGAAACCTTGAAAGCCGGAATCAGTCAGGAATTTAATGATATTTTGGAACTGAGGCCCCACTTCGATCAGGCGGTGACTGCCATTTCCCTGGGGCAAAAGGTAGGAAAAGAGGAAACGGTGTATCTTTATGAAGATTACGGGATTTATCATATGATTCAGCTGGCTGGGGTACAGCATGATGTGTTGGATTTTTGTCATCCGACGGTACTGAAGCTGAAAAGTTTTGACCGAGAGCATAGAACAGAGTATCTGAAGACTGTTTATGCCTATGTATCTAATATGAAAAATCTCATCGCAACTGCGGAGAGTCTTTTCATACACCGAAATACTCTATCGTACAGGATGTCCAAGATACGGGAGCTTATTGGGGAGTGCTTAGACGACGATGAAATAGCGATGAAAATCTTTTTATCTTATAAGATTCTTGAATATACGGGTAAGCTGTAG
- a CDS encoding FAD-dependent oxidoreductase translates to MNFENLFTPFKIGKMEVKNRIAMAPMGLNAGHKDGTIDTDEIDYFEERAKGGTGMIIMGCQFLTQDLAQGSLEGYLDSTYVIPQLTTLCEAVQRYGTKIVAQLSCGTGKNAFANMYGEPPVSASAIPSMFNPELICRALTVEEIQTIMKQFTYSAKLLKDAGFDAIEVHAHAGYLVDQFMSAIWNKREDEYGGSSEKRMRFAVEIVQSIRSAIGPDMPIIFRMAMKHNFEGGRTLEETLPLLKYLEDAGVDAFDIDTGSYENIDYIFPPAYLGDACMSEICEPTRKVTSKPILNAGNHTPETGLALIEAGHADFVLMGRPLIAEPHMAKKLMKDKRDEVRPCIRCNEECIGRILNRLTKISCAVNPATGFEKRFELVKTTDPKKVVIVGGGPGGMEAARTAALIGHDVTLFEAAESLGGQLRSAATPSFKSQLRELVTWYTHQLEILNVKVDLNTMVTADSAVLAEADEIFVATGAVPVKVNIKGIENTVDILQAHLNENRLVGDHIIYCGGGLSACDSAIETAMKGKKVTVVEMLDEVAIGDHFINKASLIPMMINNGVTICTGHKVLEILPNGVKVMKKDGTEAFIEGTTVVASFGMVPNTAVARAIDEKYHNKTRIIGDCNKVGKVGGAVRAGMYGAMSID, encoded by the coding sequence ATGAATTTTGAGAACTTATTTACCCCATTTAAAATTGGAAAAATGGAAGTAAAAAACCGTATTGCCATGGCACCGATGGGGCTTAACGCCGGCCATAAGGACGGTACTATCGATACAGATGAAATCGATTACTTCGAAGAAAGGGCGAAAGGCGGTACAGGGATGATCATCATGGGATGCCAGTTCCTGACTCAGGACCTTGCCCAGGGTTCCCTTGAAGGTTATCTGGACTCAACGTATGTTATTCCACAGCTGACGACACTGTGTGAAGCGGTTCAACGTTACGGAACGAAAATTGTTGCCCAGTTAAGCTGTGGTACTGGCAAAAATGCGTTTGCCAATATGTACGGCGAACCACCAGTATCAGCATCAGCCATTCCGTCCATGTTCAATCCTGAATTAATCTGCCGCGCTTTAACAGTGGAAGAAATTCAGACGATTATGAAGCAATTCACATATTCAGCTAAACTGCTGAAAGATGCGGGGTTTGATGCGATTGAAGTTCACGCCCATGCAGGATATCTCGTTGACCAGTTCATGAGTGCTATCTGGAATAAAAGAGAAGACGAATACGGCGGAAGTTCGGAAAAACGTATGCGCTTTGCGGTGGAAATTGTTCAGTCAATTCGCTCAGCCATCGGTCCAGATATGCCGATTATTTTCAGAATGGCAATGAAACATAATTTTGAAGGCGGAAGAACACTTGAAGAAACACTTCCGTTATTAAAATATCTGGAAGATGCTGGCGTTGATGCTTTTGATATTGATACAGGCAGCTATGAAAATATTGATTATATCTTCCCACCGGCATATCTGGGGGATGCTTGTATGTCTGAGATTTGTGAACCGACAAGAAAAGTAACAAGCAAACCAATCTTAAATGCTGGTAACCATACACCGGAAACCGGGCTGGCTCTGATTGAAGCGGGACATGCGGATTTCGTACTGATGGGACGTCCGCTGATTGCAGAACCTCACATGGCGAAGAAACTGATGAAAGACAAGAGAGACGAAGTACGTCCATGCATCCGTTGTAATGAAGAATGTATCGGAAGGATTCTCAACCGTCTGACAAAAATCAGCTGTGCCGTCAATCCGGCTACGGGATTTGAAAAACGTTTCGAGCTGGTTAAGACCACTGATCCTAAGAAAGTAGTTATTGTCGGCGGTGGGCCAGGCGGTATGGAAGCGGCTCGCACGGCGGCTTTGATCGGACATGACGTTACGCTTTTCGAAGCAGCGGAAAGTCTTGGCGGTCAGTTGAGAAGTGCGGCAACACCTTCATTTAAAAGCCAGCTTAGAGAATTAGTGACTTGGTATACACATCAGCTGGAAATCTTGAATGTTAAAGTGGATTTAAATACAATGGTTACCGCAGATTCAGCTGTGCTTGCTGAGGCGGATGAAATCTTTGTTGCGACGGGAGCGGTGCCTGTGAAAGTGAACATCAAAGGGATTGAGAATACAGTTGATATTCTTCAGGCTCATCTCAATGAAAACAGATTGGTAGGCGACCATATCATCTATTGTGGCGGCGGTTTATCAGCATGTGATTCGGCAATTGAAACGGCTATGAAAGGGAAAAAAGTCACCGTTGTCGAAATGCTGGATGAAGTTGCAATCGGTGATCACTTTATAAATAAAGCTTCCTTGATTCCAATGATGATTAACAACGGTGTGACAATCTGTACAGGGCACAAGGTGCTTGAAATCCTGCCAAACGGCGTCAAAGTGATGAAAAAAGATGGTACAGAAGCATTTATTGAAGGAACAACGGTTGTAGCGTCCTTCGGTATGGTTCCGAATACCGCAGTTGCAAGAGCAATTGACGAAAAGTATCACAACAAGACACGAATCATTGGTGACTGTAATAAAGTCGGAAAAGTGGGCGGCGCTGTACGAGCTGGTATGTATGGGGCGATGAGTATCGATTAG
- a CDS encoding restriction endonuclease, with protein sequence MIPKYDEMYPDFLEILGDEREHAIKEIRDKIAEKRGMGKKERLLRTRGGTGYVFDSRVGWARTHLIKAGLIESPAKGFLKISSFGAKILRENPGSKIDNNFLAQFVKIDQKIDDDRGESPEELMDQSYSLIVEGLMEELLTEVIKMTPDAFEHLVVNLLLAMGYGGSLPENGLVTRQNGDEGIDGIIKEDKLGFDQIYIQAKKWDRNGSVSRPEIQKFAGALLGQGATKGLYITTTNFSNQAKEFAAKQLSTKIVLIDGEQLARLMIENNLGVTVTNTYVIRRLDSDFFSEI encoded by the coding sequence ATGATTCCCAAATACGATGAAATGTATCCAGATTTTTTAGAAATACTTGGTGATGAGAGGGAACATGCAATAAAAGAAATCCGGGACAAAATAGCTGAAAAAAGGGGAATGGGTAAAAAGGAACGTCTTCTCCGTACCCGTGGCGGTACAGGATATGTTTTTGATAGCCGAGTAGGTTGGGCGAGGACACATTTAATAAAAGCTGGTTTAATCGAAAGTCCGGCGAAAGGCTTTCTGAAGATTTCTTCATTCGGGGCCAAGATACTGCGTGAGAATCCGGGCTCTAAAATAGATAATAACTTTTTGGCGCAGTTCGTGAAAATCGATCAAAAAATCGATGATGACAGAGGGGAGAGCCCGGAAGAGCTGATGGATCAGAGTTATTCGTTGATCGTGGAAGGTCTGATGGAGGAGCTGCTGACTGAAGTGATAAAAATGACGCCGGATGCCTTCGAACATCTAGTTGTCAACTTACTTTTGGCAATGGGATACGGAGGCAGTCTGCCAGAAAATGGTCTGGTTACACGCCAAAATGGGGATGAAGGAATCGACGGTATTATCAAGGAAGATAAGCTCGGATTCGATCAAATTTATATTCAAGCCAAAAAGTGGGATCGAAACGGAAGTGTCAGTAGACCTGAAATACAGAAGTTCGCGGGAGCCTTACTCGGACAAGGGGCCACTAAGGGATTGTACATCACCACTACAAATTTCAGCAACCAAGCGAAAGAATTTGCTGCAAAACAACTATCAACAAAGATTGTGCTGATAGACGGAGAGCAACTAGCAAGACTAATGATTGAGAATAATTTGGGTGTGACTGTCACAAACACATATGTAATCCGAAGATTGGACTCAGATTTTTTTAGTGAGATTTGA
- a CDS encoding GTPase → MERGNVLVIGNSGVGKSTLINSVLGDEKAKTGYGSSGTTDKLEIYESEEIPFRIIDTIGFEPSFIKEHKAINAVKKMVKG, encoded by the coding sequence ATGGAAAGAGGAAATGTATTAGTAATTGGAAATTCAGGAGTAGGAAAATCAACTTTGATTAATTCAGTTCTTGGAGATGAAAAAGCTAAGACGGGGTATGGCTCTTCTGGGACGACGGACAAATTGGAGATATATGAAAGTGAAGAAATACCTTTTAGAATTATCGATACTATTGGTTTTGAACCTTCATTTATCAAGGAGCACAAGGCGATCAATGCAGTAAAAAAAATGGTCAAAGGATAG